One window of the Rhizorhabdus dicambivorans genome contains the following:
- a CDS encoding VOC family protein, which produces MAVDVVELHHIGLGMGNDKADEARDFYRDVLALTQDAGRWHIPGIHGYFLDVPSDNQIHLLGSDGPSPYSKGPGKDPVENHIALAVSDILAAEEELQRLRVDYFTLDNVASPNLKQLFIRDPAGNLIELHQVGLCRCRKSQRAAPAGN; this is translated from the coding sequence ATGGCAGTTGACGTTGTCGAGCTTCACCACATCGGCTTGGGCATGGGGAATGATAAGGCGGATGAGGCGCGAGACTTTTACCGCGACGTTCTGGCCCTGACACAGGATGCCGGTCGCTGGCATATCCCCGGCATCCATGGCTATTTCCTGGATGTTCCTAGCGACAATCAGATCCATCTGCTGGGTAGTGACGGCCCTTCGCCTTACAGCAAGGGACCCGGCAAGGATCCGGTCGAAAATCATATCGCTCTGGCGGTTTCCGATATTCTTGCCGCGGAGGAGGAGCTCCAGCGGCTGCGCGTGGACTATTTCACATTGGACAATGTCGCATCGCCCAATCTCAAGCAGCTCTTCATTCGTGATCCCGCGGGCAACCTGATCGAGCTTCATCAGGTCGGGCTTTGCCGCTGCAGGAAGTCGCAGCGCGCCGCACCTGCCGGCAACTAG
- a CDS encoding FAD synthetase family protein, which produces MKIVHHSKIGSSDIGGATLVLGNFDGVHLGHRALIEAAKCHGGPVGAVTFEPHPRQFFEPDQPAFHLCSPEEKLARLVAAGCDFVVVLRFDEARAGQSAVSFLRDTLGRELRARHVVVGKDFSFGKERRGTAPILRRLGPRFGFSAEIVPKLCDGGEQYSSSRARRYLADGRVGRVSAALGRPWQLPARIDRIGAADLSLELLGDERLLPPPGDYLVAISPDGLGWRNASCRLETGDGARRCEARGHVDGYPGMTLDLAFLSRIEPELRRPPVKASSHRADDRGTGLSAMAGG; this is translated from the coding sequence ATGAAGATCGTCCACCATAGCAAGATAGGCTCATCGGATATCGGCGGGGCAACACTGGTCCTGGGCAATTTTGACGGTGTGCATCTGGGGCATCGCGCATTGATCGAAGCAGCGAAGTGCCATGGCGGCCCTGTCGGCGCGGTGACGTTCGAACCGCACCCTCGCCAGTTCTTCGAGCCCGACCAGCCGGCGTTCCATCTATGCTCCCCGGAAGAGAAGCTGGCACGGCTCGTCGCGGCCGGATGCGATTTCGTAGTCGTCCTGCGCTTCGACGAGGCGCGGGCGGGTCAGTCGGCTGTTTCATTTCTGCGCGACACGCTCGGCCGGGAACTGCGCGCTCGCCACGTCGTCGTCGGAAAGGATTTCTCTTTCGGAAAGGAACGGAGGGGCACGGCGCCTATCCTGCGCCGGTTGGGGCCGCGGTTCGGTTTCAGCGCCGAAATCGTGCCGAAATTGTGCGATGGCGGTGAGCAATATTCATCGAGCCGGGCCCGCCGCTATCTCGCCGATGGGCGGGTTGGCCGGGTCTCTGCGGCGCTGGGACGCCCCTGGCAGCTTCCCGCCCGCATCGACCGGATCGGCGCAGCCGATCTGTCGCTGGAGCTTCTCGGCGACGAGCGGCTGTTGCCGCCACCGGGCGACTATTTGGTCGCGATCAGTCCAGATGGCCTTGGCTGGCGCAATGCCTCCTGTCGGCTGGAAACGGGCGATGGAGCGCGGCGGTGCGAGGCGCGGGGGCACGTCGATGGATATCCGGGCATGACGCTCGATCTTGCCTTCCTGTCACGTATCGAACCGGAATTGCGGCGCCCGCCCGTAAAGGCCTCGTCGCACCGCGCTGATGACCGGGGCACGGGCCTGTCGGCAATGGCAGGAGGGTGA
- a CDS encoding flavin reductase family protein produces the protein MEIDLSAMAPKARYNLLTGLVVPRPIAWVTSRNEDGRLNAAPFSFFNLMSGTPPILCLGIGERGGAPKDTARNIAATGEFVVNLVNEDCAVAMTGTAIDFPEDVDELAVFGLETLPSRSIEVPRIAMSPVAFECRLIQTIAIGHARSILIAELLVVHIADDVVLDVDRGHLDTGRLGLIGRMQGGGWYSRTSDGFRVPQVTLAEWERGVSPIRI, from the coding sequence ATGGAAATCGATCTGTCCGCAATGGCACCCAAGGCGCGCTACAATCTCCTTACCGGTCTCGTCGTCCCGCGGCCGATCGCATGGGTGACGTCGCGGAACGAAGATGGGCGGCTCAATGCGGCGCCGTTTTCCTTCTTCAATCTGATGAGCGGCACGCCCCCGATCCTTTGCCTCGGCATCGGCGAGCGAGGAGGGGCGCCGAAAGACACTGCGCGCAATATCGCCGCGACGGGTGAGTTCGTGGTCAATCTGGTCAACGAAGACTGCGCGGTGGCGATGACCGGGACCGCGATAGATTTTCCGGAAGATGTCGACGAACTGGCCGTCTTCGGCCTGGAGACGCTGCCATCACGATCGATCGAGGTACCGAGAATCGCGATGAGCCCGGTCGCTTTCGAATGCCGGCTGATCCAGACGATCGCGATCGGCCATGCCCGGTCGATCCTGATTGCCGAACTGCTGGTTGTGCATATCGCCGATGATGTCGTGCTCGATGTCGACCGGGGCCACCTCGATACCGGGCGGCTTGGGCTTATCGGGCGGATGCAGGGTGGCGGATGGTATTCCAGGACCTCCGACGGCTTTCGCGTGCCGCAGGTGACGCTTGCCGAGTGGGAACGTGGCGTAAGTCCCATCAGAATCTGA
- a CDS encoding flavin reductase family protein: MISTLDGDRIHGMTASAFMSGSLEPPLIVISIARSARIHDLIEAGGRFGVSILGLEHEKRSRHFGGQPQAGYEPEFAIHDAVPVLPDAVAWIVADVSAQYPCGDHSLFLGRVRRLAWEDSAPLLHFTGGYRALS; the protein is encoded by the coding sequence GTGATTTCGACGCTGGACGGCGATCGCATCCATGGGATGACTGCCAGCGCCTTCATGTCGGGTTCGCTTGAACCGCCGCTTATTGTCATCTCGATCGCGCGATCGGCCCGGATCCACGATCTCATCGAGGCGGGTGGCCGGTTCGGTGTCAGTATCCTAGGCCTTGAGCATGAAAAGCGGAGCCGACATTTCGGCGGCCAGCCACAGGCTGGCTACGAACCGGAATTCGCCATCCATGACGCTGTCCCGGTACTTCCGGATGCGGTCGCCTGGATCGTGGCCGACGTGTCGGCCCAATATCCTTGCGGCGATCACAGCCTGTTTCTCGGGCGCGTGCGTCGGCTGGCCTGGGAAGATAGCGCGCCGCTGCTGCATTTCACCGGCGGCTATCGAGCGTTGAGCTGA
- the hpaH gene encoding 2-oxo-hept-4-ene-1,7-dioate hydratase gives MVLNSDLIRAAAFRLDEAERSGRQIEQFSRLYPGIEITDAYAIQQAWVDLKLAAGRSIRGHKIGLTSKAMQYSSNISEPDYGVLLDDMFFDDGAEIPFARFIVPRLEVELAFILEKRLAGPSCTIFDVLDATAYVIPALEIIDARIEQIDREKGTTRKVVDTISDNAANAGVVMGGRPIRPDALDLRWVSAICYRNGVIEESGVAAAVLNHPANGVAWLANKLAPFGVALEPGQVILGGSFTRPVQARPGDSFHVDYGPLGAMSCRFAGNAS, from the coding sequence ATCGTGCTGAACTCGGATCTCATTCGGGCGGCGGCCTTCAGGCTCGACGAGGCGGAACGCAGCGGCCGGCAGATTGAACAATTCTCTCGCCTATATCCCGGCATCGAGATCACCGATGCCTATGCGATCCAGCAGGCCTGGGTGGATCTGAAGCTTGCCGCGGGCCGTTCCATTCGCGGCCACAAGATCGGCCTGACGTCCAAGGCGATGCAATATTCGTCGAACATCAGCGAGCCCGATTATGGTGTCCTTCTCGACGACATGTTCTTCGATGATGGGGCCGAGATTCCCTTTGCCCGCTTTATCGTGCCGAGGCTCGAAGTTGAGCTGGCCTTCATCCTAGAAAAGCGGCTGGCGGGACCGTCCTGCACGATTTTTGATGTGCTCGACGCCACGGCCTATGTCATTCCCGCGCTGGAGATCATCGATGCTCGCATCGAGCAGATCGACCGGGAAAAAGGGACGACCCGGAAAGTCGTCGACACGATTTCCGACAATGCCGCTAATGCCGGCGTGGTGATGGGTGGGCGCCCGATCAGACCGGATGCGCTTGACCTGCGTTGGGTTTCGGCGATCTGCTATCGGAACGGGGTCATTGAGGAATCGGGCGTCGCCGCGGCGGTGCTCAACCATCCGGCGAACGGTGTGGCGTGGCTCGCCAATAAGCTCGCGCCGTTCGGCGTCGCATTGGAGCCTGGTCAGGTCATCCTCGGCGGATCGTTCACACGCCCTGTCCAAGCCCGCCCCGGCGATAGTTTCCATGTCGATTATGGCCCACTCGGCGCGATGAGTTGCCGCTTCGCGGGAAACGCATCGTGA
- a CDS encoding TonB-dependent receptor: MRSYRSVAALAGMGALAWSLALPLAAAQAQETANPQEGSAGADRAVGLEEIVVTAQRRAGKLQDTPIAVTALTGATMERARVQNFGDLVTKIPGFSINSLSRSRTNPALRGGSSSLSAPGADNAVALFVDDIYYGSAGDFEVDLFDIERVEVLRGPQGTLFGRNSTGGSIAVVTRDPKAAPEGSVEVSAGNYDLIQARGFVTSALDDSEHWLGSLAFTGTNQAGTSFNRTVGRAVDTTNRMSLRGKIKWVGRDDLTVLISGDYSRKSETNEARDFLGAPPSAAGLRAVGYVPDRQRRLVDQFDNGSFDSTSWGGSVKVEAEVGAGTLSSISGYRRARINQTPTDLLGLPVLTVSVGEPRKLDQFTQELRWISPSGERLTYVGGLYFLYQKDRRDEQFRTRYDPTTFAGALQAATFCPLQGDELNFAVPGCVASRPDLFDPNSVNTFQSSKVYSYAAYLQGTYELIDTVRLTAGARVTRDRKTARGFTRGDLDFIFNPVAVPGGFEGTAGGYRVGRLSKSWTAFTPKITIDWKPREEWLVYATVSKGYRSGAFQLEADATTAAVPIEPEYVWNYEAGLKSRFLDNRAQLNLAFFQANYRNLQFSFTDGTTGDLVVSNAGKARVRGVEAEAVLIVADGLTLSANYSYQVGHVRGFPVQAEIPDGQAPGQTPRHSLNLSASYAHELPGGGELSLAGDFQYKSKYQLEINPDPAFTSRVKGLVNGSISYRTANEKWQFTIWGKNLTDENIVTYGQDFRFLAYSFDEAYNPDSPRYNVAAATANMPRYAPPRTYGATVRLNF; encoded by the coding sequence ATGAGAAGCTATCGATCTGTCGCCGCGCTGGCCGGCATGGGCGCCCTGGCATGGAGCCTTGCGCTGCCGCTGGCTGCAGCCCAGGCTCAGGAAACCGCCAATCCGCAGGAGGGCTCCGCGGGAGCCGACCGCGCGGTGGGGCTGGAAGAAATCGTCGTCACGGCGCAACGCCGTGCAGGCAAATTGCAGGATACGCCTATTGCGGTCACCGCTCTTACGGGAGCGACGATGGAGCGGGCCCGGGTTCAGAACTTCGGCGATCTGGTCACCAAGATTCCGGGTTTCAGTATTAACAGCTTGTCGCGCTCGCGCACCAATCCGGCCTTGCGCGGCGGTTCTAGTTCGCTGTCGGCGCCGGGCGCGGACAATGCCGTGGCCTTGTTTGTTGACGACATTTATTATGGTTCGGCCGGAGATTTCGAGGTCGACCTGTTCGACATCGAGCGGGTCGAGGTTCTCCGTGGGCCACAGGGGACGTTGTTCGGTCGCAACTCGACCGGCGGGAGCATAGCCGTTGTGACCCGTGATCCGAAGGCCGCGCCCGAGGGGTCGGTGGAAGTCAGCGCCGGCAATTATGATCTGATCCAGGCGCGGGGTTTCGTCACCAGCGCGCTCGACGATAGCGAGCATTGGCTGGGGTCGCTCGCCTTTACGGGGACAAACCAGGCCGGCACCTCATTCAACCGTACGGTAGGCCGGGCTGTCGACACCACCAACCGCATGTCGCTGCGCGGCAAGATCAAGTGGGTGGGACGGGACGATCTCACAGTCCTCATCTCCGGCGACTACAGCCGTAAAAGCGAGACGAACGAAGCGCGCGACTTCCTTGGTGCCCCGCCGAGCGCCGCAGGCTTACGGGCAGTCGGATATGTGCCGGATCGTCAGCGTCGCTTGGTCGACCAGTTCGACAACGGCTCCTTCGACAGCACCAGTTGGGGGGGCAGCGTCAAGGTCGAGGCTGAAGTGGGCGCGGGGACGCTGAGCTCCATCAGCGGTTATCGCCGTGCCAGGATCAATCAGACGCCGACGGACTTGCTGGGCCTGCCGGTCTTGACGGTGAGCGTGGGTGAACCCCGCAAGCTGGACCAGTTCACCCAGGAGCTGCGCTGGATTTCACCCAGCGGGGAACGGCTGACCTATGTCGGGGGGCTCTACTTCCTGTATCAGAAGGATCGGCGGGACGAGCAATTTCGGACGCGATACGATCCGACGACCTTCGCCGGTGCCCTGCAGGCCGCGACATTCTGCCCTCTGCAAGGCGATGAGCTCAACTTCGCCGTACCGGGTTGCGTGGCATCGCGGCCGGACCTGTTCGACCCCAATTCCGTCAACACTTTCCAGAGCTCGAAGGTCTACAGCTATGCGGCTTATCTGCAGGGAACCTACGAACTGATCGATACGGTGCGGCTGACGGCCGGCGCGCGCGTGACGCGCGATCGAAAGACCGCACGCGGCTTCACGCGCGGGGATCTGGATTTCATCTTCAACCCCGTCGCCGTGCCCGGTGGGTTCGAAGGTACCGCGGGCGGCTACCGAGTTGGCCGACTGAGCAAGAGCTGGACGGCTTTCACCCCGAAAATAACGATCGACTGGAAGCCGCGAGAGGAGTGGCTGGTCTATGCGACGGTTTCGAAGGGGTATCGCAGCGGCGCCTTTCAGCTTGAGGCTGATGCGACGACCGCCGCTGTTCCGATCGAGCCCGAATATGTCTGGAACTATGAAGCCGGCCTCAAAAGCCGCTTCCTCGACAATCGCGCCCAGCTGAATCTGGCTTTCTTCCAGGCCAATTACCGGAACCTCCAGTTCAGCTTCACCGATGGGACCACAGGTGATCTGGTCGTCAGCAACGCGGGCAAGGCCCGTGTCCGCGGCGTCGAGGCCGAAGCGGTGCTGATCGTGGCGGATGGTCTGACGCTTTCGGCCAACTACAGCTATCAGGTCGGCCATGTGCGCGGGTTCCCGGTGCAGGCCGAGATCCCCGACGGCCAGGCCCCCGGACAGACCCCACGGCATAGCCTCAACCTGAGCGCCAGCTATGCCCATGAATTGCCGGGCGGCGGCGAACTCAGTCTGGCCGGGGATTTCCAGTACAAGAGCAAATATCAGCTCGAGATCAACCCCGACCCCGCCTTCACATCGCGGGTCAAGGGCCTCGTCAACGGCTCGATCTCTTATCGGACCGCCAATGAAAAATGGCAGTTCACGATCTGGGGGAAAAACCTGACCGACGAGAACATCGTTACCTACGGACAGGATTTCCGTTTCCTGGCCTACAGCTTCGATGAAGCCTATAATCCTGACAGCCCGCGCTATAATGTGGCGGCGGCCACCGCCAACATGCCGCGCTACGCGCCGCCGCGCACCTATGGCGCGACGGTCCGGCTCAACTTCTGA
- a CDS encoding HpcH/HpaI aldolase family protein: protein MTNRFKDRLGSADAQIGLWLGLANPYTAELCASAGFDWVVVDGEHAPNDLRSILAQLQAIAGTSAEPVVRPLSGDANLIKQLLDIGTQTLLIPMVETEDHARQVVAATRYPPAGIRGVGSALARASGWNRQPAYLETAMHGLCIIAQIETAAAVQNVQEIAATDGIDALFVGLSDLAASLGHLGKPDHPTVQSAFETVVAAANEVGKPVGTLAANEVIARRALNAGCRFVSVGSDVGLLAKATTSLARAFGRSEQVSSVGTSIY, encoded by the coding sequence GTGACCAACCGCTTCAAGGACCGATTGGGTTCTGCCGACGCGCAGATCGGATTATGGTTGGGGTTGGCCAATCCCTATACGGCCGAGCTGTGCGCGAGCGCCGGCTTCGATTGGGTAGTGGTTGACGGCGAGCACGCGCCCAACGACCTACGAAGTATCTTGGCGCAATTGCAAGCAATAGCAGGGACATCCGCTGAGCCTGTGGTCCGTCCGCTGTCCGGCGACGCCAATTTGATCAAGCAACTGCTTGATATCGGTACGCAGACATTGCTCATTCCGATGGTAGAAACGGAAGACCATGCAAGGCAAGTCGTCGCTGCTACCCGCTATCCGCCCGCTGGCATCCGCGGCGTCGGCAGCGCTCTAGCCAGAGCGTCCGGCTGGAATCGACAGCCCGCGTATCTGGAAACGGCTATGCACGGGCTCTGTATCATTGCTCAGATCGAGACAGCTGCGGCCGTGCAGAACGTGCAGGAAATCGCAGCAACGGATGGGATCGATGCGCTTTTTGTAGGTCTCTCCGATCTCGCTGCCAGTCTAGGTCATCTCGGAAAGCCCGATCACCCAACCGTTCAATCGGCGTTTGAAACGGTAGTCGCTGCGGCGAACGAAGTCGGAAAGCCGGTAGGAACTTTGGCGGCGAATGAGGTGATCGCGAGGCGCGCGCTGAATGCCGGCTGTCGTTTTGTCAGTGTAGGTTCGGACGTGGGTCTTCTCGCAAAGGCGACGACCAGTCTTGCCCGTGCGTTCGGGCGAAGCGA
- a CDS encoding 4-hydroxyphenylacetate 3-hydroxylase family protein — translation MSDMRIDAPRPAMSAPSGVGPYTGKEYLESLDDGREVWIYGERVGNVAEHPAFRNAARMTARIYDALHDPSKRDLMTIPIDNNPEIRTHRFFQAPRSVEEQVASRDAIAEWARMTYGWMGRTPDYKAAWVGTLACNSGLYGEYQANADRWYDYARQRVPYINHAIVHPPVDRNIANEDSDVFVRVERETDAGLIVSGAKVVATGAALTHYTFVAHYNVVHNLKKFSPIFMVRTNAPGVKIICRGSYEYVSGATGSPFDHPLSSRMDENDSILIFDKVLIPWEDVLMYGAEMSNKFISQSGFLGRTLLHGCTRLAVKLDFICGLFLKAVEITGTKDFRGVQAAVGEALGLRHVMWGLSDAMARSAEPWVGGYVLPNVESALAYRTVAADSYSRIKSLIGKIVASGLVYLPSTSQDFLNPELRPYLDKYVRGSNGIGSLERVKTLKLLWDAIGSEFGTRHELYELNYSGSYEQQKVDPLLVANATGRAAELKAFADRCMAEYDERGWVAPDLVNNDDFHVFPKR, via the coding sequence ATGTCTGATATGCGCATCGATGCGCCACGGCCGGCCATGTCCGCCCCGTCTGGCGTCGGCCCTTATACCGGCAAGGAATATCTCGAGAGCCTCGACGATGGACGCGAGGTGTGGATCTATGGCGAGCGGGTCGGGAATGTCGCGGAGCACCCCGCCTTCCGCAACGCGGCCCGGATGACCGCGCGGATCTACGACGCACTGCACGATCCCTCGAAGCGGGATTTGATGACGATCCCGATCGACAACAATCCCGAAATCCGAACGCATCGTTTTTTTCAGGCGCCGCGCTCGGTCGAGGAGCAGGTCGCTTCGCGCGATGCGATCGCGGAATGGGCGCGGATGACCTATGGCTGGATGGGCCGTACGCCCGACTATAAGGCTGCGTGGGTCGGGACCCTCGCCTGCAACAGTGGTCTATATGGCGAATATCAGGCCAACGCCGACCGCTGGTATGATTATGCGCGCCAGCGGGTGCCCTATATCAATCACGCGATCGTTCATCCTCCGGTCGATCGCAATATCGCCAATGAGGATTCCGACGTCTTCGTCCGCGTGGAGCGGGAAACCGACGCCGGCCTGATCGTCAGCGGCGCCAAGGTTGTGGCGACGGGGGCTGCGCTCACCCACTATACCTTCGTCGCCCACTATAATGTCGTCCACAACCTCAAGAAGTTCTCGCCGATCTTCATGGTGCGCACCAATGCGCCCGGGGTGAAGATCATCTGCCGGGGCTCTTATGAATATGTCTCCGGTGCGACCGGGAGCCCATTCGACCACCCTCTGTCCAGTCGGATGGATGAAAACGACTCCATCCTCATCTTCGACAAGGTGCTCATCCCTTGGGAGGATGTGCTCATGTACGGTGCCGAGATGTCGAACAAGTTCATCTCGCAGTCCGGCTTTCTGGGCCGTACGCTGCTGCATGGCTGCACACGGTTGGCGGTGAAGCTGGACTTCATATGCGGTCTCTTCCTTAAGGCGGTGGAGATCACCGGCACGAAGGATTTTCGCGGCGTCCAGGCCGCGGTCGGCGAAGCGCTGGGCCTGCGTCACGTGATGTGGGGCCTGTCCGACGCCATGGCGCGATCGGCCGAGCCCTGGGTGGGCGGATACGTGTTGCCCAACGTGGAATCGGCGCTTGCCTATCGAACGGTCGCCGCCGACTCCTATTCGCGGATAAAGAGCCTGATCGGGAAGATCGTCGCCAGCGGCCTGGTCTATCTCCCATCCACATCGCAGGATTTCCTGAACCCCGAACTGCGGCCTTATCTCGATAAATATGTTCGTGGCTCCAACGGCATCGGTTCGCTGGAGCGGGTCAAGACGCTGAAGCTCCTGTGGGATGCGATCGGCAGCGAATTCGGAACGCGTCACGAGTTGTACGAGCTCAACTATTCGGGGAGCTACGAGCAGCAAAAAGTGGACCCATTACTGGTTGCCAATGCCACCGGTCGTGCCGCTGAACTCAAGGCCTTCGCTGACCGTTGCATGGCGGAATATGACGAGCGGGGCTGGGTCGCCCCCGACCTGGTCAATAATGACGACTTCCATGTCTTCCCGAAGCGCTGA
- a CDS encoding MarR family winged helix-turn-helix transcriptional regulator, whose amino-acid sequence MAKKTLPGARRHRDLEIHSPQRSADQAMSPVLRLLGERAEDGADLEASRLGLLMLWLADDIIRAVNKQLEAFDISEKKLDVLMIFAAQVGLDADSMERRPEAMLQTPTGIAEYFGITRATATGLLDWLEKRNLVERTRHPTDRRSTPIEITPAGRHLVDEAVPTFLQACTGLAANLTERDRKDLSRVLDKVWSQLKAQAED is encoded by the coding sequence ATGGCAAAGAAGACCCTTCCCGGCGCCAGGCGCCATCGCGACCTTGAAATCCACTCCCCACAGCGCAGCGCCGACCAGGCAATGAGCCCGGTCCTGCGGCTGCTGGGGGAACGTGCCGAAGACGGCGCTGATCTGGAGGCTAGCCGGCTCGGGCTGTTGATGCTCTGGCTTGCCGACGACATCATCCGCGCGGTGAACAAGCAGCTCGAAGCGTTCGACATCTCGGAAAAGAAGCTCGACGTGCTGATGATCTTCGCCGCACAGGTAGGGCTTGATGCAGACAGCATGGAACGGCGTCCGGAAGCCATGCTGCAAACTCCAACCGGGATCGCCGAATATTTCGGTATTACCCGGGCGACCGCGACGGGCCTGCTAGATTGGTTGGAAAAACGCAATCTGGTCGAACGGACCCGGCACCCCACCGACCGACGCAGCACCCCCATCGAAATAACGCCGGCAGGACGGCATCTCGTCGACGAGGCGGTGCCGACCTTTCTCCAGGCCTGCACCGGCTTGGCGGCTAACCTGACGGAGCGCGATCGCAAGGATTTGAGCCGCGTGCTGGACAAGGTCTGGTCCCAATTGAAAGCGCAAGCCGAAGATTGA
- a CDS encoding homing endonuclease associated repeat-containing protein: protein MRKAKAFTPLIDRATFNKAQSVRHNRRVNRLSDAELLDQLRRILSEHGRLCSRLIMATTGPDTQTYQKRFGSLDAAYHKVGYFQRHLGPAPESPSLFEEARAFARKVANGLRRQGLSVSTDTVPGLFRVNHSIAFATTLVRHQSEKRGQFWAVRINRSYSLDYVFAGLMRADGKAVQTHLLLPVNRFPPSAEMVIKDGPNKIGQLW, encoded by the coding sequence GTGCGGAAAGCGAAGGCGTTTACGCCGCTGATCGATAGGGCCACCTTCAACAAGGCGCAGTCGGTGCGCCACAATAGGCGCGTCAACCGCCTGTCCGATGCGGAGCTGCTGGATCAGCTACGCCGAATCCTATCAGAGCATGGGCGGCTATGCTCACGCTTGATCATGGCGACGACCGGGCCGGATACCCAGACCTATCAGAAGAGGTTCGGCAGCCTCGATGCCGCCTATCACAAGGTAGGATATTTTCAGCGGCATCTCGGGCCGGCGCCGGAAAGCCCTTCTCTCTTTGAAGAGGCGCGAGCTTTCGCCCGCAAGGTCGCCAACGGTCTCAGGCGTCAGGGCCTCTCAGTGAGCACCGACACCGTACCGGGGCTGTTTAGGGTGAACCACTCGATTGCATTTGCCACGACGCTCGTTCGGCATCAATCCGAAAAGCGGGGGCAGTTCTGGGCGGTGCGGATCAACCGCTCCTATTCGCTAGACTATGTTTTCGCGGGGCTCATGCGCGCCGATGGCAAGGCCGTACAGACCCATCTGCTCCTGCCGGTTAACCGGTTTCCTCCGTCGGCCGAGATGGTGATCAAGGATGGGCCCAATAAAATTGGTCAGTTATGGTGA
- a CDS encoding NAD-dependent succinate-semialdehyde dehydrogenase: MADPVSSFPVYDPASGNCVGHAPAQGELEARRAIDAAAQAFDAWREIGPAARASALRSFAAGLQNEAEHLSRLISLEQGKPWRESRAEVDQGIAYLHWFAEEARRAYGDLIPDRFAGGRMHICREPVGIVAAVTPWNFPFSMPLRKIAPALAAGCPVLLKPAPETPLSALAIAVIAERTGLGSGLLTVVTGDREASAAIVGAWIVDTRVRKLSFTGSSATGRHLAELASADLKRLSLELGGNAPFLIFEDADLDHALDGLIAAKFRNAGQTCVSPNRVLVQASIYDGFVARLAERIRRLVAGPANDPMSDIGPLISAAAVEKIDRQLSDALARGARLLCGGQARGCFYQPTLVADVTPEMMIAREETFGPVVALQRFADEVEAIRIANDSCFGLAAYAFTRDADRIWRLGETLEAGMVGINQVAISTEEAPFGGIKQSGYGREGSRYGLDDYQNLKLISLGPTTVAHIREMASC; encoded by the coding sequence TTGGCAGATCCTGTTTCCTCCTTTCCGGTCTACGATCCCGCCTCCGGGAATTGCGTTGGCCACGCTCCCGCACAAGGCGAACTGGAAGCGCGGCGTGCCATCGACGCGGCGGCACAGGCTTTCGACGCGTGGCGCGAAATCGGGCCGGCGGCGCGCGCCAGCGCCCTGCGGAGCTTCGCGGCCGGGCTGCAGAATGAGGCGGAGCACCTTTCCCGCCTAATCTCGCTCGAACAGGGCAAGCCCTGGCGAGAGAGCCGCGCGGAGGTCGATCAAGGTATCGCCTATCTGCATTGGTTCGCCGAGGAGGCGCGCCGGGCCTATGGCGATCTTATTCCCGATCGGTTCGCAGGCGGCCGGATGCATATCTGCCGCGAGCCGGTGGGCATCGTCGCCGCCGTCACCCCCTGGAACTTCCCATTTTCCATGCCGCTGCGAAAAATCGCACCCGCGCTGGCCGCAGGCTGCCCGGTGTTGCTGAAGCCAGCTCCGGAAACGCCGCTATCGGCCTTGGCCATTGCGGTGATCGCTGAAAGGACCGGGCTCGGTAGCGGACTTCTGACTGTGGTGACCGGCGACCGGGAAGCATCTGCGGCGATCGTGGGCGCCTGGATCGTCGATACGCGCGTACGCAAATTGAGCTTCACCGGCTCCTCGGCTACCGGACGGCATCTGGCGGAACTCGCGAGCGCGGACCTCAAGCGACTCTCGCTGGAGCTTGGCGGCAATGCGCCTTTCCTGATCTTCGAGGATGCGGACTTGGACCATGCTCTGGACGGACTGATCGCCGCCAAATTCCGCAATGCTGGGCAGACCTGCGTGTCGCCAAACCGGGTTCTGGTCCAGGCCTCGATCTACGACGGATTCGTGGCGCGCCTGGCTGAGCGGATCCGGCGGCTGGTGGCGGGGCCGGCCAACGATCCGATGAGCGACATAGGGCCGCTCATCAGCGCCGCCGCCGTGGAGAAGATCGATCGTCAGCTCTCGGATGCCTTGGCGCGGGGAGCGCGGTTGCTGTGTGGCGGACAGGCGCGGGGTTGCTTCTACCAGCCGACCCTGGTGGCGGATGTCACCCCCGAAATGATGATCGCACGGGAAGAGACGTTCGGGCCGGTGGTCGCATTGCAGCGCTTCGCCGACGAGGTCGAGGCGATCCGCATCGCGAACGATAGTTGCTTCGGGCTCGCCGCCTATGCCTTCACCCGCGATGCCGATCGGATATGGCGGTTGGGAGAGACGCTCGAAGCCGGAATGGTCGGGATCAATCAGGTCGCGATATCGACCGAGGAGGCGCCTTTCGGCGGGATCAAGCAGTCTGGCTATGGCCGGGAAGGGTCGCGCTACGGGCTCGACGATTATCAGAACCTCAAGCTCATCTCGCTTGGGCCAACCACCGTCGCACATATCAGGGAGATGGCATCGTGCTGA